In Candidatus Jettenia caeni, the DNA window TTGAGATAAAATTAACCTTTGTCTCATTGGCTACGGCCTTAGCCATAAGTGTCTTTCCCGTTCCCGGAGGGCCGTAGAGCAATATTCCCCTGGGTGAACTAATCTTTGCATAGGTAAATAAATCGGTATATTTCAACGGCCATTCTACAGCCTCCCGAATCTGTTGTTTTATTGTCTCAAGCCCTCCGACATCTTCCCATCCTACATCCGGAATCTCTACAAACACTTCGCGCAAGGCAGAAGGCTCTACTTCTTTCAGCGCATCGATAAAATGTTCCATACATACTTTCATATTCATCAGGGTCTCATAAGGTATATTGGATGCATCAAAATTAATTTCCGGAATAACCTTTCTTAAGCAGAGCATCGCAGCTTCCCGGCAGAGCGCCTGAAGATCTGCTCCTACAAAACCGTGAGTAATTTCAGCAAGCTTATCGAGACTTACATCTTCAGACAGTGGCATGCCCCGGCTGTGTATCTCGAGGATTGAAAATCGTGCTTTCTTATCAGGAATAGGAATGGAAATTTCCCGGTCAAAACGTCCTGGCCGTCTCAACGCCGGATCCAAAGCGCCTGGAATATTGGTAGCGGCAATGACAATAACATGACCACGGCTATCAAGTCCGTCCATAAGGGCCAGGAGTTGAGCTACCACCCTTTTTTCAACATCTCCTACCACATGTTCCCGTTTCGGCGCTATAGCATCGATCTCATCGAGAAAAATAATGCTCGGTGCGTGCTTTTTTGCATCCTCGAAGATCTCCCGAAGCCGTGCCTCGCTTTCCCCATAAAATTTATGAATAATTTCCGGGCCGTTAATGGTAATGAAATATGCTTCGGTCTCATTGGCTACCGCACGGGCAATAAGCGTTTTTCCACATCCTGGAGGGCCGTAGAGCAATACACCCTTGGGGGCATCAATCCCTAAACGCTCGAACACCTCGGGATGTTTTAATGGAAGTTCAATCATCTCCCGTATTCTTTGTATTTCATGACTAAGGCCGCCGATATCCTCATACGAAAATTTGATGCGATCACCCGATCCCGGTTTCTTCTCATCGATTTTTAATACTGTCGTGGGATTGATAATTACAATCCCTTTCGGAGTTGTGCTTTCAACGATAAAATCGGAAAACCGGCTGCCAAAGAGTGTGGCGCGGATCCGGTCACCCGCAATAACAGGAAGCCCATCGAGTAAACTTCCTATATACTTACTATCCCGGTCGAGATTCGTTGCATTCATAGGAACGAGAACGACATTGTTTGCAGGATTCCATGATCTCTTCCTTACCAGAATCTTCTCATCTAAACTTATCTGGGCATTGCCCCGGGTCAAACCGTCGATTTGGATCTTGCTCATTCCTCTCTCTTCTTTAAAGGCAGGCATTATCTTTGCGACGGTACTTCTCTTACCTACGATTTCTACAATATCTCCAACCGTAGCATGCAACTTTTCAATATCAGCAGGATCGATTCGCGCTAACCCTCTTCCCACATCTTTTCTTACTGCTTCCGCAACCTTTAATGATATTTCACTGTTGTCTTTCATCCTAAAAATGCTCCCCGCCTTCCCTATAAAAGACATAAAATTTTAAAAGAAACGCCTATTTCTCTTAATTAGCCTGAATACTTATCTTGCTAGTTTTATTTCCAGTACCCCATTCTTATAGGTATGTATCATGGTATCTTTGGTAAAGCTTTCTTTCAGAAGGATCTCCTTATAATATTTCTTCTGCTGAGTCTCGGCTGAAATTTCTAATATATCATCTTTTATGGTTACCTGAATATCCTTCTCATCTACTCCGGGCATTTCGGCGATGATTTGAATATAATGTGCCTCCTCAAAGATATCTACTAAAGGCTCTCGCACCTCATCTACACCAACATCGCCTTTTTTGTCCTTGCGTATATTACCAAAGGGTTCGACCTTTACCTTATCAGTACCAAAACCACCTACCTTTATAGAAAAGCCATATACGCCACTCAAATTTTTGTTCAGACCTTTGATCTCGCCCGTTTTCTGAAACTCCTTCCCCTTTTCCGTGAGATCTGATAGCTTGTCCACAAGATCACCCAAACCCTTAAAGATACCGCCTAATCCTATGTCAAAACTGCCCTCTGATTCTCTTTTTTCACCTTTTTTGGATGCCATAACATTCTTCCTTTCTTAAAAAGATAAATGGTTTTTGTAAGAAAAGCTGTACGTCAAGCTAAATTTTGCGCATTGCGGTTAACCTCAGGTGTAGTTTGTATTGTAATTCCGTACTTCTTGACTTTATAATGCATAGTTTTGTAATCAACTTTGAGAATCTTGGCTGCCTGGCTTTTATTTCCTTTGGTTCTTTTTAGCACCTCCTCAATTAACCTTTTTTCTGCGTCTTCAATACATTTAGCTACGGTATCATGGAGGGAAAGTTCTTTACCACTATTAATATCTAAATGTGAAGAAGCGGCACAATCGGCCGCCTGAATTTGGTGTCTTATACCAGATGTCTGATCTTCCCCATGATACTGTTGTTGTTTTGTTTCCAGTATATTTACAACAAGATGTTTAGGCTCAATAATTTCTCCTGATAATAATACTGCCCGGCGGATAACATTTTTTAATTCTCTTACATTACCCGGCCAATGATATTCGAGTAATATCCCGAGCGCCTCTTTTGTAATTCCCCGAATATTCTTGTTTAATTCCTTATTGGTAATATCCAGAAATCTCTTACAAAGAAAGACAATATCATCCTTCCGCCGTCTTAACGGCGGTATCTCAATGCAGAATTCGTTCAATCGCTGATACAGGTCCATTCTAAAAGATCCTGATTCTACGAGGGACTCCAGCCGCTCATTTCCTGCTGCAACAACACGCACATCAATCTCGACTTCTTTATTGCTCCCCAAACGCCGAATCCTTCGTTCCTGAAGGACTCGCAATAGCTTACCTTGCATAGATTTCGGTAAATTTCCAATCTCATCAAGAAATATTGTGCCCCCGGATGCTATTTCAAATTGTCCTATTTTCTTCTGTTCTGCGCCGGTAAAAGCGCCTTTCTCAAACCCAAAGAGTTCACTCTCAATCAAAGTTTCCGGAATTGAACCGCAATCCACTACGATAAATGCTTTATCCTTTCTGGAACTTCGGCTGTGAATACTCCGTGCTACTAATTCTTTACCAGAACCAGTTTCCCCATAAATAAGAACCGTAAAATTGGTCGGAGCAACACACCCTAACAGCTCATTTATCTTCATAATCTCGGCACTGGACCCCATTTGTTCGAAGAGCGGCATAGCAAGACCAAATTGCGTTTTCAGTTTATAAATTTCCTGCCGCATAGATCTTTCTTCGATAGCTCTTTTTACGGTTAGTTCTAACTCTTCATTATCAAAGGGCTTTGTAATATAATCATATGCGCCAATTTTAATAGCCTCGACTGCCGATCGTATTTCCCCATAAGCAGTAATTATGATTACAGGAATTTCATTGTTAATACTTCTGATTTGCCGTAATATCTCTATCCCATGCATGCCTGGCATACGAAGATCGAGAATAACAACGCTGGGAAATTCCTTGTTAAAAATCTCCATCCCTGTATTGCCATCGCTTGCCATGTAAGTTATATATCCTGATTTGCTTAAAATACGTGAGATCATATCACACAAGTCCACTTCATCATCTATAATGAGAACTCTAGCATTGTTGTCTGTTATCATAGGCTCTTTTAGTATCAAAAAAATTTCAATGTATACGTGTGTATAGTAAGAAACGCCGAGATGAATTGAGAACAACTCTGAACATAAAAATATTACTTTATTAAGAAATGAATGAACATACTATCATCTTATAGGTTGAGATGATGTTCGTGATACCAAATCCTGCGCTAAGCGTATTTTGGCATGAAGATTTTTCCTGTTAATTGAACTTTTGAATGGCAGATGGTATAGTTAAATATTCAACAACGATATCGGATGGTAGTATTTCAACTATCTTATGGAGCATGCCCAGAAAAAGGATGCCTGTTTCACGATCTTTCAGGGTCTCATGGATTCTGCTGGCAATAAATATATCTCGTTCGGCCATATAATTCTGCCTGATGGTACCCTTTTCAACGGATTTCCCCATGGTTGTATTTTTGATCAGATGATATTCCTTCATTAACAATGCTGCATCTTCAGTCCCTATCAAGGTAGCCCCTTTACTTATAAGTTTTAGCAGTAATTGATGATTTCTCCCGCCTCTCTGCGCAATGTCTTGTACAATTTGTAATTCATTACCGCATACCGGTAAACCATCCTGATAGATTTTAACCTGACGATAGCAAAGGTGTTTTTGATTCAAACACTCCTCAATACTTATCCATAGGTCATTTATTCTCTTGAGATGCTGATGCCATTTGTATATACCGTATTTTTGCATATATTCTTTTTTTAATGACCCTGCCATTGAGCCCATATCGACTTCAGTATGAATAATCGGTATATAAATAAGTTGTCTTCCCATCGTTTATGCACTACAAATTTTTAATACTAGAAAAAGGCAAGTTTTATTCCTACTCCAAGTTTACAAGATCTAAAAATCTTAGAAATATACGTATCCATATATCAATCAAATATCTAGAGCGAATGAAAATTGTCTTTTTTGAATGAAAA includes these proteins:
- a CDS encoding heat shock protein; this encodes MASKKGEKRESEGSFDIGLGGIFKGLGDLVDKLSDLTEKGKEFQKTGEIKGLNKNLSGVYGFSIKVGGFGTDKVKVEPFGNIRKDKKGDVGVDEVREPLVDIFEEAHYIQIIAEMPGVDEKDIQVTIKDDILEISAETQQKKYYKEILLKESFTKDTMIHTYKNGVLEIKLAR
- a CDS encoding cell division protein ATPase — translated: MKDNSEISLKVAEAVRKDVGRGLARIDPADIEKLHATVGDIVEIVGKRSTVAKIMPAFKEERGMSKIQIDGLTRGNAQISLDEKILVRKRSWNPANNVVLVPMNATNLDRDSKYIGSLLDGLPVIAGDRIRATLFGSRFSDFIVESTTPKGIVIINPTTVLKIDEKKPGSGDRIKFSYEDIGGLSHEIQRIREMIELPLKHPEVFERLGIDAPKGVLLYGPPGCGKTLIARAVANETEAYFITINGPEIIHKFYGESEARLREIFEDAKKHAPSIIFLDEIDAIAPKREHVVGDVEKRVVAQLLALMDGLDSRGHVIVIAATNIPGALDPALRRPGRFDREISIPIPDKKARFSILEIHSRGMPLSEDVSLDKLAEITHGFVGADLQALCREAAMLCLRKVIPEINFDASNIPYETLMNMKVCMEHFIDALKEVEPSALREVFVEIPDVGWEDVGGLETIKQQIREAVEWPLKYTDLFTYAKISSPRGILLYGPPGTGKTLMAKAVANETKVNFISIKGPALISKYVGESERGIRDIFKKAKQAAPCIIFFDELDVIVPKRGEGGDSHVTERVIGQFLTEMDGIEELKGVLVLAATNRMEQIDPALLRAGRFDYLIEIPIPDADTRLKIFQVHTHDKPLEKGIDLKKYAWETEGMTGADIELICKRAVLMAIRSAIAQQKVSSEGFIVTAGDFGNAVEEVKQRVSL
- a CDS encoding two-component response regulator codes for the protein MASDGNTGMEIFNKEFPSVVILDLRMPGMHGIEILRQIRSINNEIPVIIITAYGEIRSAVEAIKIGAYDYITKPFDNEELELTVKRAIEERSMRQEIYKLKTQFGLAMPLFEQMGSSAEIMKINELLGCVAPTNFTVLIYGETGSGKELVARSIHSRSSRKDKAFIVVDCGSIPETLIESELFGFEKGAFTGAEQKKIGQFEIASGGTIFLDEIGNLPKSMQGKLLRVLQERRIRRLGSNKEVEIDVRVVAAGNERLESLVESGSFRMDLYQRLNEFCIEIPPLRRRKDDIVFLCKRFLDITNKELNKNIRGITKEALGILLEYHWPGNVRELKNVIRRAVLLSGEIIEPKHLVVNILETKQQQYHGEDQTSGIRHQIQAADCAASSHLDINSGKELSLHDTVAKCIEDAEKRLIEEVLKRTKGNKSQAAKILKVDYKTMHYKVKKYGITIQTTPEVNRNAQNLA